One genomic segment of Candidatus Melainabacteria bacterium includes these proteins:
- the clpB gene encoding ATP-dependent chaperone ClpB yields the protein MDLNKLTLNSQQALAASKSLLDKYEHSALEPEHVLISLIDQSDGLVPRILDEIGVSKKKIIQRLHDYLSKQPKGRASTSSNEQLYLSFKTNSLLEKAFEEAKNMKDDYVSVEHIILAMLDPQIKSECQQILKNEGVTREQILKVLSKIRGHQRITSPTPEATYDALSKYGRDLTDIAKKGKLDPVIGRDDEIRRVIQVLSRRTKNNPVLIGEPGVGKTAIVEGLAQRIIRGDVPEGLKDKKVIALDMGALIAGAKFRGEFEERLKAVLKEVQSHEGEIILFIDELHTVVGTGTTGESSMDASNLLKPALARGELHCIGATTLDEYRKHIEKDAALERRFQTVLVDEPTVEETISILRGLRERYEVHHGVRIKDAALVSAAALSHRYISDRFLPDKAIDLVDEAAAKLRIEIDSMPVELDELERRRIQLSIEREALKKEIDVASKDRLEKLEKELSEIESKSNVLKTQWQKEKGSISSIRQIKEQIEETKRKIEQAERETDLARAAELKYGKLNELEKKLKQIEASQQSISTNGRLLKEEIDEDDIAEVVSKWTHIPLSKLLESEKQKLIKLEEEIHKRVIGQDEAVIAVCNAIRRSRSGLSDPNKPVGSFIFLGPTGVGKTELAKSLAYVLFDDEQNMIRIDMSEYQERHTVSRLIGAPPGYIGYEEGGQLTEQVRRKPYSVILFDEVEKAHADVFNLLLQILDDGRLTDSQGRKIDFKNTIIIMTSNIGSQIILEHQLRLSLDKVNSEIAYDQIKEQAFELLKERFRPEFLNRVDEIVVFNPLRTDELKKIVDIQVERVKKRLEDKKIKLELTDDAKDYLGRIGYDPKFGARPLKRLIQKELENELAKELLAGKFRDGDIVKADHDGDKMTFSKVVEKVKA from the coding sequence ATGGATCTAAATAAACTAACACTAAATTCCCAGCAAGCACTTGCAGCATCTAAATCGCTGCTTGATAAATATGAACATTCAGCACTTGAGCCAGAACATGTCTTAATTTCACTTATTGATCAAAGTGACGGTCTTGTTCCAAGAATCCTTGATGAAATAGGAGTAAGTAAAAAGAAAATTATACAAAGGCTTCATGATTACTTATCGAAGCAACCAAAAGGCAGGGCTTCTACTAGTAGTAATGAACAGCTTTATCTTAGTTTTAAAACTAATTCACTTCTTGAAAAAGCATTTGAAGAAGCAAAAAATATGAAAGATGACTATGTTAGTGTTGAGCATATTATATTAGCTATGCTTGATCCTCAAATTAAAAGTGAGTGTCAACAGATACTAAAAAATGAAGGAGTTACAAGAGAACAAATATTAAAAGTATTAAGTAAAATCAGGGGACACCAAAGAATTACAAGCCCTACTCCTGAAGCTACTTATGATGCACTTTCTAAATATGGCAGAGATTTAACAGATATTGCTAAAAAAGGGAAACTTGATCCTGTTATTGGACGAGATGATGAAATTAGAAGAGTCATTCAGGTTTTATCGCGCCGTACAAAAAATAATCCTGTTTTAATTGGTGAACCAGGTGTTGGTAAAACAGCAATTGTAGAAGGACTTGCCCAGAGAATAATTCGGGGTGATGTACCTGAAGGATTAAAAGATAAGAAAGTAATTGCACTTGATATGGGTGCATTAATTGCAGGAGCTAAGTTTCGTGGTGAGTTTGAAGAAAGATTAAAAGCAGTCTTGAAAGAAGTTCAATCTCATGAAGGTGAAATTATTTTATTTATTGACGAGCTGCACACTGTAGTAGGTACTGGCACTACAGGTGAAAGCTCAATGGATGCAAGTAATCTTTTAAAACCTGCACTTGCCCGTGGAGAACTTCATTGTATTGGAGCTACAACGCTTGATGAATATAGAAAACATATTGAAAAAGATGCAGCACTTGAAAGAAGATTTCAGACGGTTCTTGTAGATGAACCTACTGTTGAAGAAACAATTTCAATTTTAAGAGGACTAAGAGAAAGATACGAAGTTCATCACGGAGTAAGGATTAAAGATGCAGCACTTGTTAGTGCAGCAGCACTAAGTCATAGATATATCTCAGATCGTTTTTTGCCTGATAAAGCAATTGATCTTGTAGATGAAGCAGCAGCAAAACTAAGAATTGAAATTGACTCAATGCCTGTTGAATTAGACGAACTAGAAAGAAGAAGAATTCAGCTTAGCATTGAAAGAGAAGCTTTAAAAAAAGAAATAGATGTTGCATCAAAAGATAGACTTGAAAAACTTGAAAAAGAACTTTCTGAAATTGAAAGTAAATCAAATGTCTTAAAAACTCAATGGCAAAAAGAAAAAGGAAGCATTTCAAGTATTCGTCAAATTAAAGAACAAATCGAAGAAACAAAAAGAAAAATTGAACAAGCAGAAAGAGAAACAGATCTTGCTCGTGCTGCAGAACTTAAGTATGGAAAACTCAACGAACTTGAAAAAAAATTAAAACAAATAGAGGCGTCCCAGCAAAGCATCTCTACAAATGGTCGCCTCTTAAAAGAAGAAATAGATGAAGATGACATTGCAGAAGTAGTTTCAAAATGGACACATATTCCTTTAAGCAAATTACTTGAGAGTGAAAAACAAAAATTAATTAAACTAGAAGAAGAAATTCATAAACGTGTAATTGGTCAGGATGAAGCAGTTATAGCTGTTTGCAATGCAATTAGAAGATCTAGATCCGGTTTAAGCGATCCTAATAAACCTGTTGGTTCATTTATATTCCTTGGACCAACTGGAGTTGGAAAAACTGAGCTTGCAAAATCTCTTGCTTATGTTTTATTTGATGATGAGCAAAATATGATTAGAATTGATATGAGCGAATATCAAGAAAGACATACTGTGAGCAGATTAATTGGTGCACCACCTGGTTATATTGGATATGAAGAAGGTGGGCAACTTACAGAACAAGTAAGAAGAAAACCATATTCAGTGATTTTGTTTGATGAAGTTGAAAAAGCTCATGCAGATGTTTTTAATCTCTTGCTTCAAATTTTAGATGATGGAAGACTAACTGATTCACAAGGAAGAAAAATTGATTTTAAAAATACAATAATTATTATGACAAGCAATATTGGAAGTCAGATTATTCTTGAGCACCAGCTGAGATTAAGTCTTGATAAGGTAAATTCAGAAATTGCTTATGATCAAATTAAAGAACAAGCATTTGAACTTTTAAAAGAACGGTTTAGACCAGAATTTTTAAATCGTGTTGATGAAATAGTTGTATTTAATCCACTAAGAACTGATGAACTTAAAAAGATTGTTGATATTCAGGTAGAAAGAGTAAAGAAAAGACTTGAAGATAAAAAAATTAAGCTAGAACTTACAGATGATGCAAAAGATTATTTAGGACGGATTGGCTATGATCCAAAATTTGGAGCCAGACCATTAAAAAGACTTATCCAAAAAGAACTTGAAAATGAACTTGCAAAAGAGCTTTTAGCCGGGAAGTTTCGAGACGGTGATATAGTAAAGGCTGATCATGATGGAGATAAAATGACTTTTTCAAAGGTAGTGGAGAAAGTAAAAGCCTAA
- a CDS encoding nucleotidyltransferase domain-containing protein codes for MDKSKIIEYVKTIIPIFKQHVKLEYLILFGSQLTGKQHKYSDIDLAVVAKDLPKGILDNNVREALYKIHKIDWRFEPHFFRLEKWENPEYGSFIEYIKKYGEVIYSNGSK; via the coding sequence ATGGATAAAAGCAAAATTATAGAATATGTAAAAACTATAATACCAATATTCAAACAACATGTGAAATTAGAGTACTTGATTTTATTTGGTTCTCAGTTAACTGGTAAGCAACATAAGTATAGTGATATTGATCTGGCAGTTGTTGCAAAAGATTTGCCAAAAGGTATATTAGATAACAATGTGAGAGAAGCTTTATACAAAATACATAAAATTGACTGGAGATTTGAACCACACTTCTTTAGGCTAGAAAAATGGGAAAACCCTGAATACGGTTCTTTCATAGAATATATAAAAAAATATGGAGAGGTAATTTACTCTAATGGATCTAAATAA
- a CDS encoding HEPN domain-containing protein, with translation MKEITKLWLEYAEKDLLLAKRNVDSKDFPELIAFHLQQAVEKVLKAYIKESIDKEPPKIHNLIGLLSISGIELNKEERLLLDDLNFVYTESRYPQSINELKEFLESINLMELYNRTERLIEWIKAKL, from the coding sequence ATGAAAGAAATTACAAAATTATGGCTTGAGTATGCGGAGAAGGATTTATTACTAGCAAAAAGAAATGTTGATAGTAAAGATTTCCCAGAATTGATTGCATTTCATCTTCAACAGGCAGTAGAAAAGGTCCTCAAAGCTTACATAAAAGAATCCATAGATAAGGAGCCACCAAAAATACATAACTTAATCGGACTTTTAAGCATTTCAGGTATTGAATTAAACAAAGAAGAAAGATTATTACTTGATGATTTAAATTTCGTTTACACAGAATCAAGATATCCACAAAGTATTAATGAACTAAAGGAATTCTTAGAAAGTATAAATCTTATGGAATTATATAATAGGACAGAGAGGTTAATTGAATGGATAAAAGCAAAATTATAG
- a CDS encoding ATP-binding protein, translating to MNNDYKSTFKLLIKEFHDRKFSVDCFERELKLEENPKKIIVLYGSRRSGKTFCLYNQINLLIKKGIKKEQIVYLNFEDDRLIDLKVKDLNEIIEAYYELYPANTENILYFFFDEIQLITGWEYFLRRIFDTLNAKIFITGLSTKLLSKEIATSLRGRCLSYAMYPLSFREFLIFKGIKLEKDFKYTKQRFKVKKLLNEYVEYGMFPEVALTSDEEIKRKILKEYYDSLVYKDLMDRYDLKNTDLLKELLRFLFTNFTKEFSVNRYYKTVKQSLSISRETIIQYLNFIHETFYIFLLPVFSYSLKKQRVNPKKVIVLDNGLRNKICFRTSDDTGKLVENIVGVTLIRKYEEVFFWKDNAEVDFIIKDTSGFLHAFNVSYTNSIPEREFNSLIEFKKQHKNVRSLNIISHEIEEKRKNINIRPFLNWLLES from the coding sequence ATGAATAATGACTATAAAAGTACCTTTAAGCTTTTGATTAAGGAGTTTCATGACAGAAAGTTTTCAGTAGACTGCTTTGAAAGGGAATTAAAACTAGAAGAAAATCCAAAAAAAATTATAGTTCTTTATGGTTCAAGAAGAAGCGGGAAAACTTTTTGCTTATATAACCAAATAAACCTTTTGATAAAAAAAGGAATAAAAAAAGAACAGATTGTTTACCTGAACTTTGAGGATGACAGATTAATAGACTTAAAAGTAAAAGATTTAAATGAAATAATAGAAGCTTATTATGAACTGTACCCTGCTAATACAGAAAATATTTTATATTTCTTTTTTGATGAGATTCAGTTAATAACTGGCTGGGAATATTTTTTAAGAAGGATATTCGATACATTAAATGCAAAAATTTTCATTACTGGTTTATCTACAAAATTGCTCAGCAAAGAAATTGCTACTTCTTTAAGAGGAAGATGCTTAAGTTATGCAATGTATCCTCTGTCTTTCAGAGAGTTCTTGATATTTAAAGGTATAAAACTTGAAAAAGATTTTAAATATACTAAACAAAGATTTAAAGTCAAAAAATTATTAAATGAATACGTAGAATACGGGATGTTCCCAGAAGTTGCATTAACTTCTGACGAAGAAATTAAGAGAAAAATTTTAAAAGAATATTATGACTCACTGGTCTACAAAGACTTAATGGATAGATATGATCTAAAAAACACAGATCTTTTAAAGGAATTACTTAGATTCTTGTTTACTAACTTTACAAAAGAGTTTTCAGTTAACCGTTATTACAAAACTGTTAAACAAAGTCTTTCTATATCACGAGAGACAATTATTCAATATTTAAATTTTATCCATGAGACTTTTTATATATTTCTATTACCGGTATTTTCTTATTCCTTAAAAAAGCAGAGGGTAAATCCTAAAAAAGTAATTGTATTAGACAATGGTTTAAGAAACAAGATTTGTTTTAGAACATCAGATGATACAGGCAAGCTTGTTGAAAATATAGTTGGTGTAACTTTAATTAGGAAATATGAAGAGGTTTTTTTCTGGAAAGATAATGCTGAGGTGGACTTTATCATAAAAGACACAAGTGGATTTTTACATGCATTTAATGTAAGTTATACGAATTCTATTCCTGAAAGAGAGTTTAATTCTTTGATAGAGTTTAAAAAACAACACAAAAATGTTAGGAGTTTAAATATAATCAGTCATGAAATTGAAGAAAAAAGAAAAAACATAAACATCAGACCTTTTCTTAATTGGCTCTTAGAAAGTTAA